In a genomic window of Bradyrhizobium sp. LLZ17:
- a CDS encoding LLM class flavin-dependent oxidoreductase has product MARLKFGAFLAPHHPIGEHPMLQFRRDLDLVKQLDALGYDEFWCGEHHSSGWETIASPEMFLAAAGERTKRVKLGTGVVSLPYHHPYNVAQRMVQLDHMTGGRAIFGSGPGALASDAHTLGIDPMTQRDRQDEAIGIIRRLFNGERVTARSDWFTMNDAALQILPLQEEMPFVVASQISPSGMTLAGKYGIGIISLGSMTTQGLMSLQQQWQFAEDAAKKHGTRVDRANWRVLLTWHVAETREQARREAGAGLMRWHNEYNVGTLQRPGLTAFSSPDEAVDKTAFVDGAASVIGTPDDLVKMIKKVMQVSGGVGAVIGFVHDWANPENTRRSWDMVARYVVPEINGYIDALRKSQKFVIENRAIFERAGQAVMAKIMENEKAAEALKMTGPGRVAIPAVNAPDLQKEAAKR; this is encoded by the coding sequence ATGGCGCGCCTGAAGTTCGGAGCTTTCCTTGCCCCGCATCACCCCATCGGGGAGCATCCGATGCTTCAGTTCCGGCGCGATCTCGATCTGGTCAAGCAGCTCGATGCGCTTGGTTACGACGAGTTCTGGTGCGGCGAGCATCATTCCTCCGGCTGGGAGACGATCGCGTCGCCCGAGATGTTTTTGGCCGCGGCCGGCGAGCGCACCAAGCGCGTCAAGCTCGGCACCGGCGTGGTGTCGCTGCCCTATCACCATCCCTACAACGTTGCCCAGCGCATGGTGCAGCTCGACCACATGACCGGCGGCCGCGCCATCTTCGGCTCCGGACCCGGCGCGCTTGCCTCCGACGCGCACACGCTCGGCATCGACCCGATGACGCAGCGCGACCGCCAGGACGAGGCGATCGGCATCATCCGCCGCCTCTTCAACGGCGAGCGCGTCACCGCCAGGAGCGACTGGTTCACCATGAACGACGCCGCGCTCCAGATCCTGCCGTTGCAGGAGGAAATGCCGTTCGTCGTGGCCTCGCAAATCTCGCCATCCGGCATGACGCTCGCCGGCAAATACGGCATCGGCATCATCTCGCTGGGCTCGATGACGACGCAGGGCCTAATGTCGCTGCAGCAGCAATGGCAATTCGCCGAGGACGCGGCCAAGAAGCACGGCACCAGGGTCGATCGCGCGAACTGGCGCGTGCTGCTGACCTGGCATGTCGCCGAAACCCGCGAGCAGGCCCGCCGCGAGGCCGGCGCCGGCCTGATGCGCTGGCACAACGAATATAACGTCGGCACGCTGCAACGGCCGGGCCTGACCGCATTCTCCTCGCCCGACGAGGCCGTCGACAAGACCGCTTTCGTCGACGGTGCGGCCTCCGTCATCGGCACGCCGGACGATCTCGTCAAGATGATCAAGAAGGTGATGCAGGTGTCGGGCGGCGTCGGCGCCGTCATCGGCTTCGTGCACGACTGGGCCAATCCGGAGAACACGCGCCGGAGCTGGGACATGGTCGCACGCTATGTCGTGCCGGAGATCAACGGCTACATCGACGCACTGCGCAAGTCGCAAAAATTCGTGATCGAGAACCGCGCGATCTTCGAACGCGCGGGACAGGCCGTGATGGCCAAGATCATGGAGAACGAGAAGGCGGCCGAGGCGCTAAAGATGACCGGTCCCGGCCGCGTTGCGATTCCGGCGGTCAACGCGCCTGATCTGCAGAAGGAAGCGGCGAAGCGGTAA
- a CDS encoding PHB depolymerase family esterase, translated as MSLTRNVELLRRLPKLDGLRFPEFGLSAASSSPLQEVTDFGENPGNLRMLAFVPTQLQKPRALVVVLHGCGQTAAGYDLGAGWSTLARHYGFALLMPEQQRSNNANTCFNWFNAEDIARDSGEARSIREMVSHMAEAHRIDPRRVFITGLSAGGAMTSVMLATYPDVFAAGAVIAGLPYGIASNLREALDGMFHSPARPAHELGDLVRNASPHRGPWPKMSVWHGSADRTVNPGNANEIVKQWLDLHDLPAVPMAETNVDGYPRQAWWNKDGETLVEFYNIADMAHGTPLGIADNDQRYGVEGAFLIEAGISSSYHIAKFFGLTGWIPDAKTKPEPRPAAAPAPKMSPAPHLARSIRTAVADKPAGPKPEQSRGFDLGAVITRALTAAGLMK; from the coding sequence TTGTCGTTAACCAGAAATGTCGAACTGTTGAGACGTCTGCCGAAGCTGGACGGTCTGCGCTTTCCCGAGTTCGGACTGAGCGCTGCATCATCCAGTCCGCTGCAAGAAGTCACGGACTTCGGCGAAAACCCCGGCAACCTGCGCATGCTCGCATTCGTGCCGACACAATTGCAGAAGCCGCGCGCGCTCGTCGTTGTCTTGCATGGCTGCGGCCAGACCGCGGCGGGCTACGACCTCGGCGCGGGATGGTCGACGCTGGCGCGGCATTACGGCTTTGCGCTGTTGATGCCCGAGCAGCAGCGTTCCAATAACGCCAACACCTGCTTCAACTGGTTCAACGCCGAGGACATCGCGCGCGACAGCGGCGAGGCGCGCTCGATCCGCGAGATGGTCTCACACATGGCCGAGGCCCATCGCATCGATCCGCGGCGCGTCTTCATCACCGGTCTCTCGGCCGGCGGTGCCATGACGTCGGTGATGCTTGCGACCTATCCGGACGTGTTTGCGGCCGGCGCTGTGATCGCGGGGCTGCCCTACGGCATCGCCTCGAACCTGCGCGAGGCACTGGATGGCATGTTTCATTCGCCGGCGCGGCCGGCGCACGAGCTCGGCGATCTCGTGCGCAACGCCTCGCCCCATCGCGGGCCCTGGCCGAAAATGTCGGTGTGGCATGGCAGCGCCGACCGCACCGTCAATCCCGGCAACGCCAACGAGATCGTCAAACAATGGCTCGACCTGCACGACCTGCCCGCCGTGCCAATGGCCGAGACCAATGTCGACGGCTATCCGCGCCAGGCCTGGTGGAACAAGGACGGCGAGACGCTGGTCGAGTTCTACAACATTGCCGACATGGCACACGGCACGCCGCTCGGCATCGCCGACAACGATCAGCGCTACGGTGTGGAGGGTGCGTTTCTGATCGAGGCGGGCATCTCCTCGTCCTATCACATCGCGAAATTCTTCGGCCTGACCGGCTGGATTCCGGACGCGAAGACCAAGCCGGAGCCAAGGCCTGCCGCCGCGCCGGCGCCGAAAATGTCGCCCGCCCCGCATCTCGCCCGCTCGATCCGCACGGCCGTCGCCGACAAGCCGGCCGGGCCGAAGCCGGAGCAATCGCGCGGCTTCGATCTCGGCGCAGTCATCACGCGGGCGCTGACCGCCGCGGGGTTGATGAAGTAG
- a CDS encoding MBL fold metallo-hydrolase: MTEQNDTQDNTQDSSQAKAGAIIVPVTLFEQNCTIIWDEPGKKAVVIDPGGDVPKILEAIKQTGVTVEKIWLTHGHIDHVGGAAELRDALKVPIEGPHIADKFLLDNVVESGSRFGMTGVRNFAPDRWLEEGDTVSIGGLRFDILHCPGHSPGSVAFYNKDMRFAHVGDVLFAGSVGRTDLPGGSHATLINSIKAKLLPLGDDVGFICGHGAGSSIGQERMTNPFITGEM; the protein is encoded by the coding sequence ATGACCGAGCAAAATGACACCCAAGATAATACTCAGGACTCCTCGCAGGCCAAAGCCGGCGCGATCATCGTTCCCGTGACGCTGTTCGAGCAGAACTGCACCATCATCTGGGACGAGCCCGGCAAGAAGGCCGTGGTGATCGATCCCGGCGGGGACGTGCCGAAGATCCTGGAGGCGATCAAGCAGACCGGCGTCACCGTGGAAAAAATCTGGCTGACGCATGGCCATATCGACCATGTCGGCGGCGCCGCCGAATTGCGTGATGCGCTGAAGGTGCCGATCGAGGGGCCGCATATCGCGGACAAGTTCCTGCTCGACAACGTCGTGGAGAGCGGATCGCGCTTCGGAATGACCGGCGTGCGTAACTTTGCGCCGGACCGCTGGCTCGAGGAGGGCGACACCGTCTCGATCGGCGGCCTGCGGTTCGACATCTTGCATTGCCCCGGCCACTCGCCCGGCAGCGTGGCGTTCTACAACAAGGACATGCGTTTCGCCCATGTCGGCGACGTCCTGTTCGCAGGCTCCGTCGGGCGCACCGACCTGCCCGGCGGCAGTCATGCGACGCTGATCAATTCGATCAAGGCCAAGCTGCTGCCGCTTGGCGACGATGTCGGCTTCATCTGCGGCCATGGCGCGGGCTCGAGCATCGGCCAGGAACGGATGACCAATCCGTTCATCACCGGCGAGATGTGA
- a CDS encoding alpha-amylase family glycosyl hydrolase — translation MAQRGENWWRDGIFYQIYPRSFQDSNSDGVGDLAGILRRLPYVKSLGVDAIWLSPIFPSPMADFGYDISEYTGIEPLFGTMADFDTLLAAAHDNGLKLILDLVPNHTSDQHPWFVESRSSRDNPKRDWYIWRDPKPDGGVPNNWLSEFGGSAWQFDDTTGQYYYHAFLAQQPDLNWRNPDVRAAIYDVMRFWLEKGVDGFRVDVIWHLIKDAEFRDNPPNPHYVEGRPPNEKILTQYSTDQPEVHDVIAEMRRVVDSYGARVLIGEIYLPLHRLMAYYGNDLTGAQMPFNFALLSTFWSARAIEKIIEDYEKALPKGAWPNWVLGNHDRPRVASRVGPEQARIAAMLLLTLRGTPTLYYGDEIGMHQSAIASEDVRDPFEKNVPGIGVGRDGCRTPMQWDSSRFAGFSEVKPWLPLPEDHVHENVVNLDADARSILTLYKRLVAFRKACPPLVAGDYHPIAAQGDLLIYRREAEGKAMIVVLNLGPDPIAVTTSSIRFGSEILLSTFLDREGEKVEGVLDLRGNEGVVVAPPDP, via the coding sequence ATGGCTCAACGCGGCGAGAACTGGTGGCGCGACGGCATCTTCTATCAGATCTATCCGCGCTCGTTTCAGGACTCAAATAGCGACGGCGTCGGCGATCTCGCCGGCATTTTGCGGCGGCTGCCTTATGTGAAATCACTCGGCGTCGACGCGATCTGGCTGTCGCCGATCTTCCCCTCGCCGATGGCCGATTTCGGCTACGACATCTCGGAGTATACCGGTATCGAGCCGCTGTTCGGCACGATGGCGGATTTCGACACGCTGCTTGCGGCCGCGCATGACAACGGGTTGAAGCTGATCCTCGATCTCGTGCCCAACCACACCTCCGACCAGCATCCCTGGTTCGTCGAGAGCCGCTCATCGCGCGACAATCCGAAACGTGATTGGTATATCTGGCGCGATCCGAAGCCCGACGGCGGCGTGCCGAACAACTGGTTGTCCGAGTTCGGCGGCAGCGCGTGGCAATTCGACGACACCACGGGGCAATATTACTACCACGCATTCTTGGCCCAGCAGCCGGATCTCAACTGGCGCAATCCGGACGTGCGCGCGGCGATCTACGACGTGATGCGGTTCTGGCTCGAGAAGGGCGTTGACGGGTTTCGCGTCGACGTGATCTGGCACCTGATCAAGGACGCCGAATTCCGCGACAATCCGCCAAACCCGCATTATGTCGAGGGCCGGCCGCCCAACGAAAAAATCCTGACGCAATATTCCACTGACCAGCCGGAGGTGCATGACGTCATCGCCGAGATGCGGCGCGTCGTCGATTCCTACGGTGCGCGCGTGCTGATCGGCGAGATCTATCTGCCGCTGCACCGGCTGATGGCCTATTACGGCAACGATCTCACCGGCGCGCAGATGCCGTTCAATTTCGCGCTGCTGTCGACGTTCTGGAGCGCGCGCGCGATCGAGAAGATCATCGAGGACTACGAGAAGGCGCTGCCGAAAGGTGCCTGGCCGAACTGGGTGCTCGGCAATCACGACCGTCCGCGGGTGGCGAGCCGCGTCGGGCCGGAGCAGGCCCGCATTGCCGCAATGCTGCTGCTGACGCTGCGCGGCACCCCGACGCTCTATTACGGCGACGAGATCGGCATGCATCAATCGGCGATCGCCTCCGAGGATGTCCGCGACCCCTTCGAGAAGAACGTCCCCGGCATCGGCGTCGGCCGCGACGGCTGCCGCACGCCGATGCAATGGGACTCGTCACGCTTCGCCGGCTTCTCGGAGGTCAAGCCGTGGCTGCCGCTGCCGGAGGACCATGTCCATGAAAACGTCGTCAATCTCGATGCCGACGCGCGCTCGATCCTCACTCTGTACAAGCGCCTGGTCGCATTCCGGAAGGCCTGTCCGCCGCTGGTGGCGGGCGACTATCATCCAATCGCGGCGCAAGGCGATTTGCTGATCTATCGCCGAGAAGCCGAAGGCAAAGCGATGATCGTGGTGCTCAATCTCGGCCCGGACCCGATCGCCGTCACCACCAGCTCGATCCGCTTCGGCAGCGAGATCTTGCTGTCGACGTTTCTGGACCGCGAGGGCGAGAAGGTCGAGGGCGTGCTGGATCTGCGCGGCAATGAGGGCGTGGTGGTTGCGCCGCCAGATCCATAG
- a CDS encoding alpha-amylase family protein, whose protein sequence is MIDDLWYKNAIIYCLSVGTYMDANGDGIGDFKGLLRRLDYLHGLGITTIWLMPFQTSPGRDDGYDVADYYSVDARYGTLGDFVEFTHGCEQRGIRVIIDLVVNHTSDQHPWFKAARSDRNSPYRDWYVWSDKKPANANQGMVFPGVQKSTWTRDKEAGAWYFHRFYDFQPDLNTSNPRVQAEILKIMGFWIQLGVSGFRMDAVPFVIATKGAKVKKPAEQYDMLRTFREFLQWRQGDAIILAEANVLPKTDMEYFGRDADRMHMMFNFQVNQHLFYALASSDSRPLAQALKATKPRPASAQWGLFLRNHDELDLGRLTEAQRDRVFKCFGPDKDMQLYNRGIRRRLAPMLGGDRRRLELAYSLMCTLPGTPVIRYGDEIAMGDDLSLPERNCARTPMQWSTEPNGGFTISDTPALPVISEGPYGFEHVNVAKQRRDPNSMLNWTERIIRMRKEVPEIGWGDFTIIRTRDPAVLIIRYDWRNNSVLFVHNLDEKPRETAFSVQLPGDVGEHLINLLAENHSHADKRGQHRVVLEPYGYRWYRVGGLDYLLKRSEIETR, encoded by the coding sequence ATGATCGACGATCTCTGGTACAAGAACGCCATCATCTATTGCCTCTCCGTCGGCACCTATATGGATGCCAACGGCGACGGCATCGGCGATTTCAAGGGCCTGTTGCGGCGTCTGGATTATCTGCACGGGCTCGGCATCACCACGATCTGGCTGATGCCGTTCCAGACCTCGCCGGGACGCGACGATGGCTACGACGTCGCCGATTATTACAGCGTCGATGCCCGCTACGGCACGCTCGGCGATTTCGTCGAATTCACCCATGGCTGCGAGCAGCGCGGCATTCGCGTCATCATCGATCTCGTCGTCAACCACACGTCGGACCAGCATCCCTGGTTCAAGGCGGCGCGGAGCGACAGGAATTCGCCCTATCGCGATTGGTATGTCTGGTCCGACAAGAAGCCGGCCAACGCCAACCAGGGCATGGTGTTTCCCGGCGTTCAGAAATCGACATGGACGCGCGACAAGGAAGCCGGCGCCTGGTACTTCCACCGCTTCTACGATTTTCAGCCGGATCTCAACACGTCGAACCCGCGCGTCCAGGCCGAGATCCTCAAGATCATGGGATTCTGGATCCAGCTCGGCGTCTCCGGCTTTCGGATGGACGCCGTACCTTTCGTCATCGCGACCAAGGGCGCCAAGGTCAAGAAGCCGGCCGAGCAGTACGACATGCTGCGTACGTTTCGTGAATTCCTGCAATGGCGGCAGGGCGACGCCATTATCCTCGCCGAGGCCAACGTGCTGCCCAAGACGGACATGGAATATTTCGGACGCGATGCCGACCGCATGCACATGATGTTCAATTTCCAGGTCAACCAGCATCTGTTCTATGCGCTGGCCTCGTCCGATTCCCGTCCGCTGGCGCAAGCATTGAAGGCGACCAAGCCGCGGCCGGCCTCGGCGCAATGGGGGCTGTTCCTGCGCAATCACGACGAGCTCGATCTCGGCCGGCTGACCGAGGCGCAGCGCGATCGCGTGTTCAAATGCTTCGGCCCCGACAAGGACATGCAGCTCTATAACCGCGGCATTCGCCGCCGTCTGGCGCCGATGCTGGGTGGCGACCGCCGGCGGCTCGAGCTCGCCTATAGCTTGATGTGCACGCTGCCGGGGACGCCGGTGATCCGCTATGGCGACGAGATCGCGATGGGCGATGATCTTTCGCTGCCGGAGCGCAACTGCGCGCGGACGCCGATGCAATGGTCGACGGAGCCGAACGGCGGATTCACCATCAGCGACACGCCGGCCTTGCCCGTCATCAGCGAGGGGCCCTACGGCTTCGAGCACGTCAACGTCGCCAAGCAGCGCCGCGATCCGAACTCAATGCTGAACTGGACCGAGCGCATCATCCGCATGCGCAAGGAAGTGCCCGAGATCGGCTGGGGCGATTTCACGATCATCCGGACGCGCGACCCCGCGGTCTTGATCATCCGCTACGACTGGCGCAACAATTCGGTGCTGTTCGTGCACAATCTCGACGAGAAGCCGCGCGAGACCGCGTTTTCGGTGCAGCTGCCCGGCGATGTCGGCGAGCATCTCATCAACTTGCTCGCGGAAAACCACAGCCATGCCGACAAGCGCGGCCAGCATCGCGTGGTGCTGGAGCCCTATGGCTATCGCTGGTACCGCGTCGGCGGGCTGGATTATCTGCTGAAGCGGAGTGAGATCGAGACACGGTAA